A stretch of the Polynucleobacter tropicus genome encodes the following:
- the hemW gene encoding radical SAM family heme chaperone HemW: MTNLQKPLQTQAVNLIVLPPLALYIHFPWCEKKCPYCDFNSHQIKKDGIKQIGFDEKRYIQALIKDLETELPNVWGRQVHSIFIGGGTPSLLSPVGMDELLCAIRARVNLEPDAEITMEANPGSIEAEKFAGFAKCGISRISIGVQSFDDEKLKVLGRIHNGAEAKRAIAIALEHFKSVNLDLMYGLPNQSLEDAKTDVEIALSFGTPHLSLYNLTLEPNTYFANFPPQLPSDDEVDAIYEQNLDLLTKAGYARYEVSAYAKKNQECKHNLNYWRFGDYIGIGAGAHGKISFPDRITRQVRERHPENYMSAMENKGNALIESKVIEPKDLPFEFMLNALRLTGGVETHTFSERTGLPLSVISKGLAEGSKKGLLDENPSKLKATDLGLRYLNNLQELFLD; this comes from the coding sequence GTGACTAATTTACAAAAGCCGCTGCAAACTCAAGCGGTAAATCTAATAGTCCTTCCACCATTGGCGCTGTACATACACTTTCCTTGGTGCGAAAAGAAATGTCCTTACTGTGACTTTAATTCTCATCAAATTAAAAAAGATGGCATCAAGCAAATTGGATTTGATGAGAAGCGCTACATCCAAGCGCTAATTAAAGATCTAGAAACTGAGTTACCCAATGTCTGGGGTCGACAAGTTCATAGTATTTTTATTGGCGGTGGCACACCAAGCTTGTTATCACCTGTCGGCATGGATGAGTTACTTTGTGCCATTAGAGCTCGAGTGAATTTAGAACCTGATGCAGAAATCACCATGGAGGCCAATCCTGGATCGATTGAAGCAGAGAAGTTTGCTGGGTTTGCCAAGTGCGGTATTAGCCGGATCTCTATTGGTGTGCAAAGCTTTGATGATGAAAAACTCAAAGTTCTAGGTCGCATTCACAATGGCGCCGAGGCTAAGCGAGCTATCGCCATAGCTCTAGAACACTTTAAATCCGTCAATCTCGATTTGATGTATGGATTACCCAATCAAAGTCTAGAAGATGCGAAAACAGATGTAGAAATTGCTCTATCTTTTGGCACGCCACATCTTTCGCTCTACAACCTCACTTTAGAGCCTAATACCTACTTTGCAAACTTTCCGCCACAGCTGCCCTCTGATGATGAAGTTGATGCTATTTACGAGCAGAACTTAGACCTGCTAACTAAGGCTGGCTATGCACGCTATGAAGTCTCAGCATACGCCAAGAAAAATCAAGAATGCAAACACAATCTCAATTATTGGCGTTTTGGTGATTACATAGGTATCGGCGCTGGTGCACATGGCAAGATCTCTTTTCCAGATCGCATTACTCGCCAGGTTCGTGAACGCCATCCAGAGAACTATATGTCCGCCATGGAAAACAAAGGAAATGCACTTATTGAGTCCAAAGTCATAGAGCCCAAAGATCTTCCTTTTGAGTTCATGCTTAATGCCTTACGTTTAACAGGCGGTGTTGAAACCCATACTTTTAGTGAGCGCACAGGTTTGCCGCTGAGCGTGATTAGTAAAGGCCTTGCAGAAGGAAGTAAAAAAGGTTTGTTAGATGAGAACCCCAGCAAACTCAAGGCAACTGATTTGGGTCTGCGCTACCTTAATAATCTTCAAGAGTTGTTTTTAGACTGA
- the gmk gene encoding guanylate kinase yields the protein MNTPNSTPSYQGSMLMIVAPSGAGKSSLVNALLQDDPALKLSLSTTTRAPRPGEVDGKDYRFASQEEFIAERDQGHFLEWAQVHGHFYGTSKPWIESQMQAGNDVMLEIDWQGAQQIRKLIPSVQWIFIFPPSIEALEERLRKRGQDDEETIQRRLAAAHVELMHAHEADYIVVNDSFDEALVDLKHILASSRLRSGPAMARNPALLRRLGV from the coding sequence ATGAATACTCCAAACTCGACACCATCTTATCAAGGCAGTATGTTGATGATTGTTGCGCCATCAGGTGCTGGCAAGTCTTCTTTGGTAAATGCCTTATTGCAAGATGACCCTGCTCTTAAGTTGTCTCTATCAACAACAACTCGCGCACCGCGACCAGGTGAAGTAGATGGCAAAGATTACCGCTTTGCTTCTCAAGAGGAATTTATTGCTGAGCGTGACCAGGGCCACTTCTTAGAGTGGGCTCAAGTACATGGTCATTTTTATGGCACATCTAAACCATGGATCGAATCTCAGATGCAGGCGGGTAATGATGTGATGCTCGAGATCGATTGGCAAGGCGCACAGCAAATTCGTAAGCTCATTCCATCGGTGCAGTGGATCTTTATTTTTCCACCATCGATTGAGGCTTTAGAGGAGCGTCTTCGCAAAAGAGGGCAGGACGATGAGGAAACGATTCAGCGTCGCTTGGCAGCTGCTCATGTGGAACTGATGCATGCCCATGAGGCGGACTACATAGTAGTCAATGATTCCTTTGATGAGGCGTTAGTGGATTTAAAGCATATTTTGGCCTCCAGCCGCCTGCGTTCTGGTCCTGCCATGGCCCGTAATCCAGCACTTTTGAGGCGCCTAGGGGTCTAA
- a CDS encoding YicC/YloC family endoribonuclease yields MISSMTGYGSASRQVSLGAGVVADLQVECRAVNSRFLDLGFRLPDECRAAEPALREITTQSLSRGKVEFRAAWRINQSNHSSATGAFHSDSHALGAISKERLDALYTLQERAQDIFPKARELSIGEILRWPGIVAEPRGEEEGWLAATVEAGRAALDALMKSRQAEGKALVTVLTNITSKMNQVIANIEPKVPEYVAQYQEKLTERLSESLAAQELGKGIGSELMERIRQEVVLYAVRIDVAEEFARLKTHLNTVQTALTGKGPVGKRLDFLMQELNREANTLSSKSVSEECTQAALELKLLIEQMREQVQNLE; encoded by the coding sequence ATGATATCGAGCATGACTGGTTATGGCAGCGCTTCTCGCCAAGTCTCCCTAGGAGCTGGCGTGGTAGCTGATCTGCAGGTGGAATGCCGGGCTGTAAACAGCCGGTTTCTGGACTTGGGCTTTCGTCTTCCGGACGAGTGTCGCGCTGCGGAGCCTGCGCTTCGTGAGATAACTACCCAAAGCCTATCCCGAGGCAAAGTGGAGTTTCGGGCGGCTTGGCGCATCAATCAGTCGAATCACTCTAGTGCAACTGGTGCCTTTCATAGCGATTCCCATGCATTGGGGGCAATCAGCAAAGAGCGTTTAGACGCGCTCTATACCCTACAAGAACGTGCTCAAGATATTTTTCCCAAAGCCAGAGAACTGAGCATTGGCGAGATTTTGCGTTGGCCTGGGATTGTTGCTGAACCACGTGGTGAAGAAGAGGGTTGGCTTGCCGCAACTGTAGAAGCAGGGCGTGCCGCATTAGATGCGCTCATGAAGAGTCGTCAAGCTGAAGGTAAAGCTTTAGTAACTGTGCTGACCAATATCACTTCGAAGATGAATCAAGTCATTGCCAACATTGAACCTAAGGTTCCTGAGTATGTTGCGCAGTATCAAGAAAAACTGACAGAGCGTTTGTCTGAATCTTTGGCCGCCCAAGAACTAGGCAAAGGCATTGGTTCCGAGTTGATGGAGCGTATTCGCCAAGAAGTCGTTTTATATGCAGTGCGTATTGATGTGGCGGAAGAGTTCGCTCGCCTAAAGACGCACTTAAATACAGTTCAGACTGCCTTGACCGGTAAAGGTCCGGTAGGTAAGAGGCTGGATTTCCTCATGCAAGAGCTAAACCGTGAGGCCAATACCCTCAGCTCTAAGTCGGTTTCTGAGGAATGTACCCAAGCGGCTCTCGAGCTTAAGCTCTTGATTGAGCAAATGCGTGAACAGGTTCAGAATCTAGAGTAA
- the rph gene encoding ribonuclease PH encodes MSSTTVANIARPSGRKPKDLRPVSISRSFTKHAEGSVLIAFGDTKVLCTASILDKVPPHKRGSGEGWVTAEYGMLPRSTHTRSDREAARGKQSGRTQEIQRLIGRAMRSVFDLKILGERTIHLDCDVLQADGGTRTASITGAYVAARDAVNQLLKDGSLTQDPIIDSVAAISVGIYQGVPVLDLDYPEDSACDTDMNVVMTGKGGMIEVQGTAEGAAFSRAELTALLDLAEQGIHELTKLQIESLK; translated from the coding sequence ATGAGTAGCACCACCGTAGCCAATATTGCCCGTCCAAGTGGTCGTAAGCCCAAAGACTTACGCCCTGTCTCGATCTCCCGTAGCTTTACTAAGCACGCAGAAGGCTCAGTCTTAATTGCCTTTGGCGATACCAAGGTTCTATGTACAGCCAGCATTCTAGATAAAGTGCCTCCACATAAACGGGGCTCTGGTGAGGGTTGGGTAACTGCCGAGTACGGCATGCTTCCACGATCAACTCATACACGCAGTGATCGTGAAGCAGCACGTGGCAAGCAATCAGGTCGCACTCAAGAAATCCAACGCCTGATCGGTCGCGCAATGCGTAGCGTCTTTGATCTCAAAATTTTGGGTGAGCGCACCATTCACCTAGATTGCGATGTATTGCAAGCCGATGGTGGCACACGCACCGCATCAATTACTGGCGCTTATGTAGCGGCACGTGATGCCGTTAATCAATTACTCAAAGATGGCTCCTTAACGCAAGATCCCATTATTGATAGTGTTGCTGCAATTTCCGTGGGTATTTATCAAGGTGTACCAGTGCTGGACTTAGACTACCCAGAAGACTCTGCATGCGATACCGATATGAACGTGGTGATGACTGGCAAAGGCGGCATGATTGAAGTGCAAGGTACCGCTGAGGGTGCAGCGTTTTCAAGAGCCGAGCTCACCGCCCTCTTGGATCTGGCTGAGCAAGGGATTCATGAGCTCACAAAGTTGCAAATTGAGTCACTGAAATAA
- the rpoZ gene encoding DNA-directed RNA polymerase subunit omega gives MARITVEDCLKTIPNRFELVLAATYRARQLVQGHSPRVESRDKATVVALREVAAGATDRDMLTKVPL, from the coding sequence ATGGCCCGTATTACTGTAGAAGATTGCCTTAAAACTATCCCAAACCGTTTTGAACTAGTATTGGCTGCGACATATCGCGCTCGTCAATTGGTTCAAGGTCACTCTCCACGCGTTGAGTCCAGAGATAAAGCTACGGTAGTTGCATTGCGCGAAGTAGCTGCAGGTGCGACTGACCGTGACATGTTGACCAAAGTACCTTTGTAA
- the rdgB gene encoding RdgB/HAM1 family non-canonical purine NTP pyrophosphatase, translated as MRKLVLASNNAGKVRELAALLAPLQLEVIPQGALDIPSAEEPHHTFVENALAKARHASAASGLPALADDSGICAHALDGAPGVISARYAGEPANDAANNQKLIKDLQGKNNRGAHYVCALVFVNSANDPEPLIVQTRWYGSLIDEPKGANGFGYDPHFLLPELGLTAAELAPEQKNAISHRGQALRELIAELQSRNEWQTQRD; from the coding sequence ATGCGAAAGCTGGTTCTTGCTTCTAACAATGCTGGTAAGGTGCGCGAGCTTGCCGCCTTACTTGCACCTTTACAGCTTGAAGTCATTCCTCAAGGTGCATTAGACATACCTTCGGCTGAAGAACCACATCACACCTTTGTTGAAAATGCGTTGGCTAAGGCAAGACATGCGAGTGCAGCTAGTGGTTTGCCTGCGCTTGCTGATGATTCTGGTATTTGCGCACATGCACTTGATGGCGCGCCTGGTGTCATATCAGCTCGTTACGCTGGCGAACCTGCAAACGATGCAGCGAATAATCAAAAGCTCATTAAAGATCTTCAGGGAAAAAACAATCGTGGAGCGCATTATGTTTGCGCACTCGTGTTTGTAAACAGCGCCAATGATCCTGAGCCACTGATTGTGCAAACACGCTGGTATGGCAGCCTAATTGACGAACCTAAAGGCGCCAATGGCTTTGGTTATGACCCGCACTTCCTCTTGCCAGAATTAGGTCTTACTGCAGCAGAACTGGCGCCAGAACAAAAGAATGCAATCAGTCACCGAGGCCAGGCATTGCGTGAGCTTATCGCCGAATTACAGTCTCGCAACGAATGGCAAACCCAGCGTGACTAA